A window from candidate division WOR-3 bacterium encodes these proteins:
- a CDS encoding heavy metal-associated domain-containing protein, whose protein sequence is MEKIKIKIEGMTCQGCVRSITKVLERMGAKEINVSLEKNEAEFLLENKEKLIEIKKEIELLGYVVEKF, encoded by the coding sequence ATGGAAAAAATTAAGATAAAAATTGAGGGAATGACCTGTCAGGGATGTGTGAGAAGTATAACAAAAGTCCTCGAAAGAATGGGAGCAAAGGAAATAAATGTATCCCTTGAAAAAAATGAAGCAGAATTTTTACTTGAAAATAAAGAAAAGCTTATTGAAATTAAAAAGGAAATTGAGTTGCTTGGGTATGTGGTTGAAAAATTTTAA
- a CDS encoding DUF1640 domain-containing protein, which produces MKIITIPKVLREKLGEDGVDALIELLNASNEKLKIDLIELQTEKYERRLAEETAKIDKRITEEINKLRSEDIARLDKRITEESAKLDKRITEEINKLRSEDIARLDKRITEETARLDKRITEETGKLRVEFSRSYANIIKWMFIFWVGQISVMTLIFFTFLKFIK; this is translated from the coding sequence ATGAAAATAATAACTATTCCAAAGGTATTAAGGGAGAAACTTGGGGAGGATGGTGTTGATGCATTAATTGAACTTTTAAATGCCTCTAATGAAAAACTGAAAATTGATTTAATTGAGTTACAGACTGAAAAATATGAAAGGAGACTTGCTGAAGAAACAGCAAAGATTGATAAAAGAATAACTGAAGAGATTAACAAATTAAGGTCTGAAGATATTGCAAGACTTGATAAAAGGATAACTGAAGAAAGTGCAAAACTTGACAAAAGAATAACTGAAGAGATTAACAAATTAAGGTCTGAAGATATTGCAAGACTTGATAAAAGGATAACTGAAGAAACTGCAAGACTTGATAAAAGGATAACTGAGGAAACAGGAAAATTAAGAGTTGAATTTTCAAGGAGTTATGCGAACATAATAAAATGGATGTTTATATTCTGGGTAGGACAAATAAGTGTTATGACCCTAATATTTTTTACCTTTCTAAAATTTATTAAATAA
- a CDS encoding YceI family protein encodes MNNFLILYLFIQLPSKFFIEEGFVKYRVDAKAFFGMMTHTIEGRNDSIKGEFIKDGDKIEGKIIIKSSYFVSGNSRRDKDVSFILESQKFKEIIFEPLGLDTVKVKEAIMKNKGNFFIKGKLTVKGVSKVYDLNVLYEKERENSYLLKTEIKSKFTDFGIRPPEIKGLGAFGRVITYAPDEIFLSGIVKIKVIR; translated from the coding sequence ATGAATAATTTTTTAATCTTATATTTATTTATTCAATTACCCTCTAAGTTTTTTATTGAGGAAGGTTTTGTTAAATACAGAGTTGATGCCAAGGCTTTTTTTGGAATGATGACCCATACAATTGAAGGGAGAAATGATAGTATAAAGGGGGAATTTATTAAAGATGGTGACAAAATTGAAGGTAAGATTATTATAAAATCCTCTTATTTTGTGTCAGGAAATTCAAGGAGAGATAAAGATGTCTCTTTTATCCTTGAATCCCAAAAATTTAAAGAAATAATTTTTGAGCCTCTTGGACTTGATACAGTTAAGGTTAAGGAAGCTATTATGAAAAATAAAGGCAATTTTTTTATAAAAGGTAAATTAACTGTAAAGGGAGTTTCAAAGGTTTATGATTTAAATGTCTTATACGAAAAAGAAAGAGAAAATTCCTATCTTTTAAAAACAGAAATAAAGTCAAAATTTACTGATTTCGGTATAAGGCCTCCGGAAATAAAAGGTCTTGGAGCTTTTGGAAGGGTTATAACCTATGCTCCTGATGAAATATTTCTTTCAGGTATAGTTAAAATAAAGGTTATAAGATAA
- a CDS encoding radical SAM protein, whose protein sequence is MKNKIVLVHALFIKKDPVEQRIQAPYFPLGLLYIASSLIKEGYDVEIFDCAFKEDYIDFEEFVKRNKPEFVGIQALMTVRRNSLIIAQIAKNYGAKVILGGPDPSAIPERYLLYKDGGDFPVDVVVKGEGEITICELMNHFFKKGDYKEDIRDIEGIYIRKDDKVFFTGERKLVEDLDSIPFPARELVDFEPYERMWRKKHGVFSLSIINSRGCPYGCKWCQKSVFGRKLRIRSPENVAEEMKLIKDKYNPDFLRVVDDITGIKRDFVFKWRDEVLKRDAAIPFECLSRVDLIDEELMKALKDLKMIKIYFGAESGSQKVLDSMKKGTKVEDIYRASELCKKYRVKTHFFMMLGYPGEDFEDIKKSIKLLRDTLPDEFSVTVAYPLPGTEFYENVRNRLHFDEFNYLMDWDYTAENRLLFKREKFNTTFYRWVIRLFYREWKDEKFLREKSFKRLYFKNKIELIVIRIIVNFLGFLLSKFPFLNKIKFIPAFGR, encoded by the coding sequence ATGAAAAATAAAATTGTTTTAGTTCATGCTTTATTTATAAAGAAGGACCCAGTGGAGCAAAGGATTCAGGCTCCCTATTTTCCACTTGGACTTTTATATATTGCTTCAAGTTTGATTAAAGAAGGTTATGATGTAGAAATTTTTGATTGTGCTTTTAAAGAGGATTATATTGATTTTGAGGAATTTGTTAAAAGAAATAAACCCGAATTTGTGGGTATTCAGGCATTGATGACAGTGAGAAGAAATTCCCTGATTATAGCTCAGATTGCAAAAAATTATGGAGCAAAGGTTATTCTTGGTGGTCCTGACCCTTCAGCTATTCCGGAAAGATATCTGCTTTATAAAGATGGAGGTGATTTTCCTGTTGATGTGGTTGTAAAAGGTGAAGGTGAAATTACTATCTGTGAACTTATGAATCATTTTTTTAAGAAGGGAGATTATAAGGAAGATATAAGGGATATTGAGGGAATTTATATAAGAAAAGATGATAAAGTTTTTTTTACAGGTGAAAGAAAACTTGTAGAGGATCTTGATTCAATTCCCTTTCCAGCGAGGGAACTTGTTGATTTTGAACCCTATGAAAGAATGTGGAGAAAAAAACACGGTGTTTTTTCTCTTTCTATAATTAATTCAAGGGGCTGTCCATATGGTTGTAAGTGGTGTCAGAAATCTGTATTTGGGAGAAAATTGAGAATAAGAAGTCCTGAAAATGTAGCAGAAGAAATGAAGCTTATAAAAGATAAATATAATCCTGATTTTTTGAGAGTGGTTGATGATATAACAGGTATAAAAAGAGATTTTGTTTTTAAGTGGAGAGATGAGGTTTTAAAAAGGGATGCAGCAATTCCTTTTGAATGTCTTTCGAGAGTTGACCTTATTGATGAAGAGTTAATGAAAGCACTTAAGGATTTAAAAATGATAAAGATTTATTTCGGTGCAGAATCTGGCTCCCAAAAAGTTCTTGACTCTATGAAAAAAGGAACAAAAGTTGAAGATATATATAGGGCTTCGGAATTATGTAAAAAATACAGAGTTAAAACTCACTTTTTTATGATGTTGGGTTATCCGGGAGAGGATTTTGAGGATATAAAAAAATCAATAAAACTTTTAAGGGATACTTTACCTGATGAATTCAGTGTAACAGTTGCTTATCCACTTCCGGGCACAGAGTTTTATGAAAATGTAAGAAATAGGCTCCACTTTGATGAGTTCAATTATCTTATGGATTGGGATTATACAGCAGAAAATAGACTTCTTTTTAAAAGGGAAAAATTTAATACAACTTTTTACAGGTGGGTTATAAGACTTTTTTATAGAGAGTGGAAGGATGAGAAATTCTTAAGAGAAAAAAGTTTTAAAAGGCTTTATTTTAAAAACAAAATAGAACTTATAGTTATAAGGATTATTGTAAATTTTTTGGGATTTCTCCTTTCAAAATTTCCCTTTCTAAACAAGATAAAATTTATTCCTGCTTTTGGAAGATGA
- a CDS encoding DoxX family protein, which translates to MGNKIKDDLYFFLLRFLFGFMYFFVHGLPKIKGGPETWAKIGKATGYIGINVFPTFFGFMASISEFLGGLLLMLGLFIRPASFFIALTMIVAIFYHFGRGDSLLGASHAIENFIVILFIFLKGSDSFSLERKFKSFFTNRL; encoded by the coding sequence ATGGGAAATAAAATAAAGGATGATTTATATTTTTTTCTTTTGAGATTTTTATTTGGCTTTATGTATTTTTTTGTTCATGGTTTGCCCAAGATAAAGGGTGGTCCTGAAACTTGGGCTAAAATTGGGAAAGCAACAGGTTATATTGGTATAAATGTATTCCCAACCTTTTTTGGTTTTATGGCTTCTATTTCTGAATTTTTAGGTGGTTTACTTTTAATGCTCGGTTTATTTATAAGACCAGCCTCTTTTTTTATTGCACTTACGATGATTGTTGCAATTTTTTATCATTTTGGAAGAGGAGATAGTTTACTTGGTGCTTCTCATGCAATAGAGAATTTTATTGTTATTCTTTTTATTTTTTTAAAAGGTTCTGATAGTTTTTCTTTGGAAAGGAAGTTTAAATCCTTTTTTACAAATAGACTATGA